A genomic region of Macrobrachium nipponense isolate FS-2020 chromosome 40, ASM1510439v2, whole genome shotgun sequence contains the following coding sequences:
- the LOC135211874 gene encoding sorting nexin-9-like, translating to MAASIFKQEVTSAKGSKEGDPDLQCIVCEEEYSDDSPPRNLGCGHTLCTTCLSQYFSKNHQKSCPECRRPFHAKSASDLTINYPLLRLARSLSTASSTSKGSQETKLRWDNRVIIEDSDFGPVWKPSPFDYMCEITSPKKQTEFFGMKNYIAYTVTPSFSAKHVLRRYKQFDFIQEKLKSLFPLIILPKLPEKQILGKFNDEVVEYRQQVLQTWIDYICCHPILSQSDIFRLFITVSNEVSWEAAAKKMKTESHVHRSFFSGVQTPKSDFDLQEVDTKLESYAVFVRELKNSVKELQSASLTQFNNWQMEYMQDKEQISQALLKLAQTFSTASCEDPELPLLVFRVSEAYSSLATLPKEEVQAAWQSLYKVASEYSVLIDELDKILTVARKNVAQAYRLEMADYEDARASSYVFLAEVAHLKSSFIRDIKKVIKVVFQNQYEFYQSITDHLRSKLEEIMSDGTGVPSAPPLDLWE from the exons ATGGCAGCTTCGATTTTCAAACAAGAAGTCACCAGTGCGAAGGGCAGCAAG GAGGGCGACCCAGACCTGCAGTGCATTGTGTGTGAAGAGGAGTATAGCGATGACTCGCCACCAAGGAACCTTGGCTGTGGCCACACCTTGTGCACAACATGCCTCAGCCAGTACTTCTCCAAAAACCACCAGAAGAGCTGCCCAGAATGCCGCCGACCATTTCACGCCAAAAGTGCCTCGGATTTGACCATCAACTACCCCCTCTTGAGGTTAGCCCGTTCCCTGAGCACAGCCAGTTCCACTTCGAAAGGTTCCCAAGAAACTAAACTCAGGTGGGACAATAGAGTTATAATTGAAGACAGTGACTTTGGTCCTGTATGGAAGCCGAGTCCATTTGATTACATGTGTGAAATAACTTCTCCCAAGAAACAGACCGAGTTTTTTGGTATGAAAAACTACATTGCGTATACTGTGACACCGTCTTTCTCAGCAAAACACGTGTTAAGAAGGTATAAACAGTTTGATTTTATTCAGGAGAAGCTGAAGAGCCTCTTTCCTCTGATCATTTTACCAAAGTTGCCTGAAAAACAAATTCTAGGTAAGTTTAATGATGAAGTTGTTGAATACCGACAACAGGTACTTCAGACTTGGATCGATTATATTTGCTGTCACCCAATCTTGTCACAGAGTGACATCTTCCGTCTCTTCATCACTGTATCAAATGAGGTATCTTGGGAGGCAGCTGCCAAAAAGATGAAAACTGAATCTCATGTCCACCGTAGTTTCTTCTCCGGTGTTCAGACGCCAAAGTCGGACTTTGATCTGCAAGAGGTAGACACGAAGCTTGAGAGCTATGCTGTCTTTGTCAGGGAGCTTAAAAATTCTGTTAAGGAGCTGCAATCTGCTAGTTTAACTCAATTTAATAATTGGCAGATGGAGTATATGCAAGACAAAGAACAAATCAGTCAAGCCCTCTTGAAGCTTGCTCAGACTTTCAGTACAGCGTCATGTGAGGACCCAGAGCTCCCTCTTCTTGTCTTTCGTGTGAGCGAAGCTTATTCCAGCCTTGCCACTTTACCCAAAGAAGAAGTTCAGGCAGCTTGGCAGTCTTTATATAAAGTGGCATCTGAGTATTCTGTGTTAATCGATGAACTGGACAAGATCCTGACTGTTGCTAGAAAGAATGTGGCCCAGGCATACCGTCTGGAAATGGCTGATTACGAAGATGCTCGAGCGTCGTCTTACGTTTTTCTAGCTGAGGTGGCCCACCTGAAATCCAGTTTTATCAGGGACATTAAAAAGGTTATCAAGGTTGTTTTCCAGAACCAGTATGAGTTTTACCAGAGTATTACAGATCATCTGAGAAGTAAACTGGAAGAAATCATGAGTGATGGCACAGGAGTACCATCAGCACCTCCCCTTGATCTTTGGGAATAA